A part of Candidatus Bathyarchaeota archaeon genomic DNA contains:
- the hypD gene encoding hydrogenase formation protein HypD: MTQNMQFRSPQTAHAIAQKIREVAPKTGTVKFCHVCGTHEWTITHFGLRSLLPSNVEVIAGPGCPVCIVPASEIDEAIALAKDGKVIACFGDLLRVPGSESSLLEAKAAGGDVRIVYALSDAAKMAREEPQKEFVFHAVGFETTAPITALEALGDLPKNFSFLVSHRLIPPAMELLLGIEDLQINGFIAPGHVSAIIGTQPYGVFAQKHHMPTVVAGFEPNDVLMALYMLLKQHSQGDAKVENEYSRVVKAHGNPRAVEMMSRAFEVTAGNWRGIGKLDHSALQLRSNLSGLDARKKYGLKAAQGKDIHAGCQCHLVIVGKIKPDQCPLFLKDCVPAKPVGACMVSSEGTCRVWAKNVAANNQ, translated from the coding sequence ATGACCCAGAACATGCAGTTCCGAAGCCCCCAAACCGCACATGCCATAGCCCAAAAAATCCGTGAAGTCGCACCCAAAACGGGCACTGTTAAGTTCTGCCACGTCTGCGGCACCCACGAGTGGACCATAACCCACTTCGGCCTACGCAGCCTACTGCCATCCAACGTGGAAGTCATCGCTGGCCCAGGCTGCCCCGTCTGCATTGTACCCGCCTCAGAAATCGACGAAGCCATAGCGCTCGCCAAAGACGGCAAGGTGATAGCCTGCTTTGGGGATTTACTGCGTGTGCCCGGCAGTGAGTCCTCGCTTCTGGAAGCCAAAGCCGCCGGCGGGGATGTGCGGATTGTTTATGCCCTCTCCGACGCGGCGAAAATGGCGCGTGAGGAGCCGCAGAAGGAGTTTGTGTTCCATGCCGTGGGTTTCGAGACCACTGCCCCCATTACGGCGCTTGAGGCGCTGGGGGATTTGCCTAAAAACTTCAGCTTCCTTGTTTCCCATCGCCTCATTCCCCCCGCCATGGAGCTGCTGCTGGGCATAGAGGACCTGCAAATCAACGGCTTCATCGCTCCGGGGCATGTGAGCGCCATAATCGGCACCCAACCCTACGGGGTCTTCGCCCAAAAACACCATATGCCCACAGTCGTCGCAGGCTTCGAACCCAACGACGTACTGATGGCACTCTACATGCTTCTAAAACAGCACAGCCAAGGCGACGCCAAAGTCGAAAACGAGTACAGCCGCGTCGTCAAAGCCCACGGTAACCCCCGTGCAGTGGAAATGATGAGCCGCGCCTTCGAGGTGACGGCGGGGAACTGGCGGGGCATCGGCAAACTCGACCACTCCGCCCTGCAGCTCCGCAGCAACCTCAGCGGATTGGATGCACGCAAAAAATATGGTCTCAAAGCGGCTCAGGGCAAAGATATCCATGCGGGTTGCCAATGCCACCTTGTCATAGTCGGCAAAATCAAGCCCGACCAGTGTCCCCTGTTTCTGAAGGACTGCGTGCCCGCTAAGCCCGTGGGCGCATGCATGGTGAGCAGCGAAGGCACCTGCCGGGTTTGGGCAAAAAACGTTGCTGCTAACAATCAGTAA
- a CDS encoding 30S ribosomal protein S4e encodes MGRKGKTARLKRKPAPAFWQIHRKEKAWVVKPSSGSHSLQECLPMTLVLRDMLGVAQTRKEGKLILSQGKVLVDGKIRKQDDSPVGLMDVISMPEMGKYYRVMPSHKGLILAPISKEEASVKLVRVDDKTAVSNGVQVALHDGSNILIRVADPKNPVEVPYESFDILKITFPDKTVTQTLKTKEGNIAIITGGKNIGKQGKIIEIEKTEAKKRRQALVVIEDSQGARYQTILDFVFSIGETAPMINTLEAFNVV; translated from the coding sequence TTGGGTAGAAAAGGAAAAACTGCACGGCTGAAACGTAAGCCAGCGCCAGCATTCTGGCAGATTCATCGGAAAGAGAAAGCATGGGTAGTGAAGCCCTCTTCGGGTTCACATTCACTTCAAGAATGTTTACCTATGACTTTGGTTCTCCGGGATATGCTAGGTGTTGCTCAAACACGCAAAGAAGGCAAACTCATACTATCACAGGGCAAAGTTCTAGTCGACGGAAAAATCCGCAAACAAGACGATTCCCCAGTCGGCTTAATGGACGTTATCTCTATGCCGGAAATGGGCAAATACTACCGTGTCATGCCCTCACACAAAGGATTGATTCTGGCTCCGATCAGCAAAGAAGAAGCCAGCGTCAAACTGGTCCGTGTGGACGACAAAACCGCCGTCAGCAACGGCGTTCAAGTTGCATTACACGACGGCTCAAACATACTCATAAGAGTCGCAGACCCAAAAAACCCAGTTGAAGTTCCATACGAATCCTTCGACATCCTCAAAATCACCTTCCCCGACAAAACAGTCACCCAGACACTTAAAACCAAAGAGGGCAACATAGCCATCATCACAGGCGGCAAAAACATCGGCAAACAAGGCAAAATCATCGAAATCGAAAAAACCGAAGCGAAAAAACGGCGCCAAGCCCTCGTCGTCATCGAGGACTCGCAGGGCGCTCGTTACCAAACAATCCTGGACTTTGTCTTCTCCATCGGCGAAACCGCCCCTATGATTAACACTTTGGAGGCATTCAACGTTGTCTGA
- a CDS encoding 50S ribosomal protein L5, producing MSEDEAIIQGWNEHPMRKPRIEKVVVNLNVGKSGEPLEKANKVLEEITGHNPVKRKAKKSIRDFGIREGESIAVMVTLRHEEAVAFLKKIFPVVDNKLARRAFDVRGNFSFGLKEHIEIPGVKYDPEIGIFGMDICVTVNRPGQRIKIRKRQSKPLGPKHVLTPEESILFIKQTIGVEIV from the coding sequence TTGTCTGAGGACGAAGCAATCATTCAGGGCTGGAATGAACATCCGATGCGTAAGCCCCGCATCGAGAAAGTCGTGGTTAACCTTAACGTGGGCAAATCAGGTGAACCCCTTGAGAAAGCCAACAAGGTCCTTGAGGAAATCACCGGACACAACCCCGTCAAGCGCAAAGCCAAAAAATCCATCCGTGACTTCGGCATACGCGAAGGCGAATCCATCGCAGTCATGGTTACGCTGCGTCACGAAGAAGCCGTGGCTTTTCTGAAGAAAATCTTCCCCGTCGTCGACAACAAGCTTGCAAGGCGAGCCTTCGATGTCCGCGGAAACTTTAGCTTCGGCCTCAAAGAACACATCGAAATCCCGGGCGTCAAATATGACCCTGAAATCGGCATCTTCGGTATGGACATCTGCGTTACAGTTAACCGCCCCGGTCAACGAATCAAGATCCGCAAGCGCCAAAGCAAGCCGCTGGGGCCAAAACATGTGCTTACACCTGAAGAGTCAATTCTCTTCATAAAACAAACGATAGGAGTCGAAATCGTCTAA
- a CDS encoding 50S ribosomal protein L6 produces the protein MRLPEVTRTIEVPQDVDVSLNGKVVTVKGAKGNLTRDFSYATVAIEGEGKNVRIWAKWPRKKEAALVGTIESHIKNMITGVTKGYSYKLKIVFSHFPISVKQQGKSILIENFTGERRARKIKIVGDVKVKIDPEDITIQGINLEDVSQTAANIEQLTKVRRKDPRVFLDGIYTYERNEGMA, from the coding sequence ATGCGGCTTCCAGAAGTAACCCGAACCATCGAAGTTCCCCAAGACGTAGATGTAAGTTTAAACGGCAAAGTAGTCACTGTCAAAGGCGCTAAAGGCAACCTGACCCGCGACTTCTCCTATGCTACCGTAGCTATAGAGGGCGAAGGCAAAAACGTCCGAATATGGGCAAAGTGGCCACGCAAAAAAGAAGCCGCGTTGGTAGGAACCATCGAGTCACACATCAAAAACATGATAACCGGCGTAACTAAAGGCTACTCCTACAAACTCAAGATAGTCTTCTCTCACTTCCCCATATCCGTCAAGCAACAGGGCAAATCCATCCTCATCGAAAACTTCACCGGTGAACGCAGAGCACGCAAAATCAAAATCGTAGGCGACGTCAAAGTCAAAATCGATCCTGAAGACATCACAATCCAAGGCATAAACCTTGAAGACGTCAGCCAAACCGCCGCCAACATCGAACAATTAACCAAGGTCCGGCGAAAAGACCCCCGTGTTTTCCTCGACGGCATATACACCTATGAAAGAAACGAAGGAATGGCATAA
- a CDS encoding ribonuclease P protein subunit, with translation MKITPDIIRYEFIGAQGLVASSLNRDSIGVGGLVVGETKNSFLFQATGQPRRVIKESSTFDFTFSDGTVVEIDGKLLVGRPENRLKKNMKRLW, from the coding sequence ATGAAAATAACCCCTGACATAATCCGCTACGAATTCATCGGCGCACAGGGCCTAGTCGCTTCTTCCCTTAACCGGGACAGCATCGGCGTAGGCGGCCTTGTAGTCGGCGAAACAAAAAACAGCTTTCTCTTCCAGGCGACGGGGCAACCCCGCCGGGTAATCAAGGAATCCTCAACTTTCGATTTTACCTTCAGCGACGGCACAGTCGTTGAAATTGACGGTAAACTACTTGTCGGTAGACCCGAAAACCGACTTAAGAAAAACATGAAGAGGTTATGGTAA
- a CDS encoding 30S ribosomal protein S17 has product MTFKRPKKTCDDRNCPFHGTLAVRGRVLEGTVHTAKMDKTVIVDREFMQFSSKFVRYERRHGHIPSHNPPCLDVKEGDRVKIAECRPLSKTVSFVVVEKIGEEK; this is encoded by the coding sequence ATGACTTTCAAGCGACCGAAAAAGACCTGTGACGACCGCAACTGCCCATTCCACGGAACCCTCGCTGTCCGAGGCCGTGTACTGGAAGGCACCGTGCACACAGCAAAGATGGATAAAACCGTTATCGTAGACAGAGAATTCATGCAGTTCTCCTCGAAATTCGTGCGTTACGAACGCCGACACGGACACATCCCATCCCACAACCCACCCTGCCTAGACGTCAAAGAAGGCGACCGCGTCAAAATCGCAGAATGCAGACCACTAAGCAAAACAGTTTCCTTTGTAGTCGTCGAGAAAATAGGAGAGGAAAAGTAA
- a CDS encoding 30S ribosomal protein S14, whose product MGKTQVKKTRKYGKGSRPCVRCGSYGPVIRRYDLYLCRHCFREAAPKLGFKKYE is encoded by the coding sequence ATGGGAAAAACGCAAGTTAAGAAAACACGAAAATACGGCAAAGGTTCACGTCCATGTGTAAGATGTGGCTCGTATGGTCCAGTTATCCGACGTTACGATTTATATCTGTGTAGGCATTGTTTTAGAGAAGCTGCACCAAAATTAGGTTTCAAAAAATATGAGTAG
- a CDS encoding 50S ribosomal protein L14, which translates to MLSHGQKVSRGLQAGSEMKCTDNTGARVLRLIQAMGYKGRLRRYPSATVGDKVTVSVRQGSPDMRKKIFQAVIVRQRKTFRRIDGVWVQFEDNAAVIITPEGEMKGSEIRGPVAREAAERWPRIASASSIIV; encoded by the coding sequence ATGCTTAGCCACGGCCAAAAAGTTAGCCGCGGTCTACAGGCAGGCTCAGAAATGAAATGCACCGATAACACCGGCGCACGCGTCCTACGCCTCATCCAAGCCATGGGCTACAAGGGACGCCTAAGACGCTACCCCTCCGCGACCGTCGGCGACAAAGTCACCGTCTCAGTCCGCCAGGGCTCACCTGATATGCGCAAAAAGATCTTCCAGGCAGTAATTGTACGCCAAAGGAAAACCTTCCGCAGAATCGACGGCGTCTGGGTGCAATTCGAGGACAACGCAGCCGTCATTATTACCCCTGAAGGAGAAATGAAGGGCTCGGAAATCCGTGGTCCAGTAGCAAGAGAAGCAGCTGAGAGATGGCCCAGAATCGCAAGTGCCTCCAGCATAATTGTATAG
- the rplV gene encoding 50S ribosomal protein L22, with product MPKWGYSIQQEMLNPDKTAIASGRELKVSHKAAREVAKAIKGMDLAQAKQYLRDVIALKKPIPYRRYTKKLGHKGGMADCGVGRFPIKTAEQVLRVLQAAQANAENKGLDVDRLKIVHTAAYPGMKLKRYTPRAHGRASPKYDITSHVEIVLEEKATQGEQ from the coding sequence ATGCCAAAATGGGGATACTCTATCCAACAGGAAATGCTTAATCCAGATAAAACAGCGATAGCCAGCGGAAGAGAACTAAAAGTATCCCACAAAGCCGCACGGGAAGTCGCTAAAGCCATAAAAGGCATGGATCTCGCTCAGGCAAAACAGTACCTGCGCGATGTTATAGCACTCAAAAAACCAATTCCATACAGAAGGTACACTAAAAAACTCGGCCACAAAGGCGGCATGGCGGACTGCGGAGTCGGCAGGTTTCCCATAAAAACCGCTGAGCAGGTCCTTCGGGTTCTGCAGGCAGCTCAAGCTAACGCCGAAAACAAGGGTTTAGATGTGGATCGCCTAAAAATCGTTCACACCGCTGCTTATCCGGGTATGAAGCTTAAACGTTATACCCCGCGTGCACATGGCAGGGCATCACCGAAGTACGATATCACTTCACATGTTGAAATTGTGCTGGAAGAAAAAGCCACTCAAGGAGAACAGTAG
- the hypE gene encoding hydrogenase expression/formation protein HypE — protein sequence MASKDEKITMLHGAGGTVMHDLVKNYVVKAFGGIGNAEVPLEAMDDAAVVGDVVFKSDSHAVKPIFFAGGDIGRIAISGTVNDISCLGAQPFALACGLVLEEGLLLNDLERILSSMRQACLEADVGVVTGDTKVVEKGALGGCVMNVSGIGRRTEALDSNLGVVRRTRELQSRWLLDSNLAVGDKIILLGSIADHGVAVLSAQQGLRFGSDIKSDVKPLNRMVQALLGTVGGVVAIKDATRGGLADALNEWTEKSKVGILTQEDKIPIHDDVRAACEMLGLDPMEIGNEGKLIIGVVPQKAEEALAFLRGTSEGREAQIIGEATSEFRGVAMQTVVGGKRIVARPVGDPVPRIC from the coding sequence ATGGCATCTAAAGATGAGAAAATCACTATGCTGCATGGCGCAGGCGGCACCGTCATGCATGACCTCGTCAAAAACTACGTGGTGAAAGCCTTCGGAGGCATCGGCAACGCAGAGGTCCCCTTGGAAGCCATGGATGACGCCGCAGTCGTGGGCGATGTGGTCTTCAAAAGCGACAGCCACGCGGTGAAGCCCATCTTTTTCGCCGGCGGCGACATAGGACGCATCGCCATATCAGGAACCGTCAACGACATCAGCTGCCTAGGCGCCCAGCCCTTCGCGCTTGCATGCGGCCTTGTTCTTGAGGAGGGGCTGCTGCTCAACGACTTAGAACGCATCCTATCCAGTATGCGGCAAGCCTGCCTTGAAGCCGACGTGGGAGTGGTGACAGGCGACACCAAAGTGGTTGAGAAGGGCGCGCTTGGCGGCTGCGTCATGAACGTCTCAGGCATCGGACGCCGCACCGAAGCATTGGACAGCAACCTGGGGGTCGTGCGTAGAACCCGCGAGCTCCAATCCCGCTGGCTACTGGACTCCAACCTTGCAGTAGGCGACAAAATCATCCTTTTGGGCAGCATCGCTGACCACGGCGTCGCGGTGCTCTCCGCTCAGCAGGGACTAAGGTTTGGCAGCGACATCAAATCCGACGTTAAACCCCTAAACCGCATGGTGCAGGCGCTGCTAGGCACAGTCGGCGGAGTAGTCGCCATCAAAGACGCTACCCGCGGAGGCTTAGCTGACGCCCTAAACGAGTGGACCGAGAAATCCAAAGTCGGCATCCTAACACAAGAAGACAAAATCCCCATCCATGACGACGTGCGGGCGGCCTGCGAGATGCTTGGCTTGGACCCGATGGAAATCGGCAACGAGGGCAAACTCATCATCGGAGTAGTCCCCCAGAAAGCCGAGGAGGCACTGGCGTTTCTAAGAGGCACCAGCGAGGGCAGGGAAGCCCAGATAATCGGGGAAGCCACATCCGAGTTCCGCGGCGTGGCGATGCAGACGGTGGTGGGCGGCAAACGGATTGTGGCGCGGCCAGTAGGCGACCCCGTGCCCAGAATCTGTTAG
- a CDS encoding 30S ribosomal protein S3: MSIVKRFITESIKRTEIDEFLQKKLERAGYGGVNLSKTPLGTHVVIYAMRPGLVIGRGGETIKELAASLERNFKVTNPQISVSEIEVPEFNAHVIANRVSSALERGVHFRRAGFWALNQVMEAGALGAEIVISGKLTTERARFEKFRAGYFPRCGEPALRAMKTAEAHVQLKPGIIGVRVKIMPPDAYFPDKVQIMEPAPEEAEIAAAPTQPAAATPAPAEPAKAKEEAPAEPKAEEPTPAPQEAAPQQAAPEAAEAKSEEASA; this comes from the coding sequence ATGAGCATAGTTAAACGTTTTATAACTGAATCGATTAAACGAACTGAAATCGACGAGTTTTTGCAGAAAAAACTTGAACGCGCCGGATACGGCGGAGTTAACCTATCCAAAACACCCTTGGGCACACACGTAGTCATCTACGCTATGCGTCCAGGCCTCGTTATCGGCAGAGGCGGAGAAACCATCAAGGAACTCGCCGCTTCTCTGGAACGAAACTTCAAAGTAACCAACCCACAGATCAGCGTATCAGAAATCGAAGTACCCGAATTCAACGCCCACGTCATCGCCAACCGCGTTTCCTCGGCACTTGAACGCGGCGTCCACTTCCGACGCGCAGGCTTCTGGGCACTAAACCAAGTTATGGAAGCAGGCGCCTTAGGCGCAGAAATCGTCATCAGCGGCAAACTCACCACTGAACGTGCACGCTTCGAAAAGTTCCGCGCAGGCTACTTCCCACGGTGCGGTGAACCCGCGTTGCGCGCGATGAAAACCGCTGAAGCCCACGTGCAACTGAAACCCGGCATCATCGGAGTTCGCGTTAAAATTATGCCGCCGGATGCATATTTCCCAGATAAAGTCCAAATTATGGAGCCGGCGCCCGAAGAAGCAGAAATCGCGGCTGCTCCAACCCAACCCGCAGCGGCTACTCCAGCCCCCGCAGAGCCAGCAAAAGCCAAAGAAGAAGCCCCAGCTGAGCCCAAAGCTGAAGAGCCCACGCCAGCACCCCAAGAGGCAGCACCTCAACAAGCTGCCCCTGAGGCTGCAGAGGCAAAATCCGAGGAGGCTTCAGCGTAA
- a CDS encoding HypC/HybG/HupF family hydrogenase formation chaperone: MCLAIPAKIMSLEGTKAQVDFGQGVLREVDTSLVSAKLGDYVLVHAGYAIQVVEEQEALETLSLWKDVLAAGQE; the protein is encoded by the coding sequence ATGTGCTTAGCAATCCCCGCAAAAATAATGTCGCTTGAAGGCACCAAAGCCCAAGTGGATTTTGGGCAGGGCGTCCTACGCGAGGTAGATACCTCGCTGGTGTCGGCTAAGCTGGGCGATTATGTGCTGGTGCATGCCGGCTACGCGATCCAGGTTGTGGAAGAGCAGGAAGCCCTCGAGACGCTGAGCCTCTGGAAAGACGTGCTCGCGGCTGGGCAAGAATAG
- a CDS encoding SLATT domain-containing protein has product MDSIERLAHWRAGVKIAHNSHIETATRYTRLNRYFGIPVVILTAIIGTTVFTSIASTEYSLPLQITAGVLSITAAVLSGVYTFLNYGELAERHRSAAVKYGNLRREIEQVQCFTTQQCESETMKQLRLKWDALDLEAPSIPQDIHDRVHGQVQAQLKQELAKMGYTMT; this is encoded by the coding sequence TTGGATAGCATAGAACGTTTGGCTCATTGGCGCGCCGGCGTCAAAATAGCGCATAACTCACATATCGAAACCGCAACACGCTACACGCGGCTAAACAGATACTTTGGAATCCCAGTGGTTATTCTAACAGCAATAATCGGAACAACAGTGTTCACCTCGATAGCCTCCACGGAATATTCTCTTCCGCTACAAATAACCGCGGGGGTACTGAGCATCACGGCGGCGGTGCTTTCAGGCGTCTACACCTTTCTGAATTACGGTGAACTCGCAGAGCGCCACCGATCCGCGGCAGTTAAGTACGGGAATCTGCGTCGAGAAATAGAGCAAGTTCAATGTTTTACCACTCAGCAGTGTGAATCAGAAACCATGAAGCAGTTACGGCTAAAATGGGATGCACTTGACTTAGAGGCCCCAAGTATCCCGCAGGATATACATGATAGAGTTCACGGTCAAGTGCAGGCGCAGCTTAAACAAGAACTGGCAAAGATGGGTTACACAATGACCTAA
- the hypF gene encoding carbamoyltransferase HypF, translating into MRVKLTVSGIVQGVGFRPFIYRIAVRHGLAGYVLNRGDAGVEVLLEGEVGAIETFLADLTREKPPLAQIYHVSRHELSGSNQHRDFTIRQSSPQAENQGSVIPPDVAICNPCLAELRDPQNPRFDYFFITCTDCGPRFTTIERLPYDRENTTLNEFPMCSFCRSEYSDPANRRFHAQTVADQTCGPKVYLTTNKGEAIKADDPVRLAGKLLSEGKILAVKGYGGFHIAASATLEAPLQRLRETKHRREKPFAVMARSLDAAKVIGEVGIEEQTLLASPQRPIVLLNKAADYSLSPLVAPGLHNVGVMLPYTGLHYMLFDEVADASFVMTSANPANQPIVKDNDEALQILGGTVDYFLFHNRLIAQRCDDSVMRLHGGYHVFLRRSRGYAPAPLKLKLHSKRCVVALGGELNTTSTVLLGDKAFISQHIGDVENIETQRFLQEATQHLMHLTNTQAEVIACDLHPKFNTTQLAMDMAQTQGLRLVRVQHHHAHAAALMAEHGIEDIVAVTCDGYGYGSDGGAWGGEVLYCEAGSAEFKRLAHLEPQPLLGGDLASRYPLRMAAGMLTKVGVDAQAWLLSNSRHLPHGEAEAKIIADQLKTGTSAIQTTSCGRVLDAAAAVLGVCYRRSYEGEPAMKLESLALHGRDILHLKPRLSGDVLDTTAMMREIYANLGRVSAADLAYSVHRYLAEGLAELAIQKASEVGSANVGFTGGAACNQILAGCIRSKVEAAGLRFFVHEAVPAGDGGVSFGQAVAASFTEF; encoded by the coding sequence TTGCGAGTTAAACTCACTGTTTCAGGTATCGTGCAGGGCGTCGGTTTCCGCCCCTTCATCTACCGCATTGCAGTGCGGCATGGCTTAGCGGGCTATGTGCTTAACCGGGGCGACGCAGGCGTGGAGGTGCTGCTGGAGGGCGAGGTGGGGGCGATAGAGACGTTTTTGGCGGATTTAACGCGTGAGAAGCCGCCGCTGGCGCAGATTTACCACGTCAGTCGCCATGAGCTCTCGGGTAGCAACCAGCACCGCGACTTTACCATCCGCCAAAGCAGCCCCCAAGCCGAAAACCAGGGCTCCGTCATCCCCCCCGACGTAGCCATCTGCAACCCCTGCCTAGCCGAGCTGCGGGACCCCCAAAACCCCCGCTTCGACTACTTCTTCATAACCTGCACCGACTGCGGACCCCGCTTCACCACCATCGAGCGCTTGCCCTACGACCGAGAAAACACCACCCTAAACGAGTTCCCCATGTGCAGCTTCTGCCGAAGCGAGTATAGCGACCCCGCGAATAGGCGTTTTCATGCGCAGACGGTGGCGGATCAGACATGCGGGCCAAAGGTGTATTTGACCACAAACAAGGGCGAAGCCATAAAGGCTGATGACCCCGTGCGGCTTGCGGGCAAGCTGCTTTCCGAGGGAAAAATTTTGGCGGTGAAAGGCTATGGTGGCTTCCACATCGCCGCTTCAGCCACGTTGGAGGCGCCGCTGCAGAGGCTTCGGGAGACTAAGCATCGCCGCGAGAAGCCCTTTGCGGTTATGGCGCGCAGCCTCGATGCGGCGAAAGTCATCGGCGAAGTTGGAATCGAGGAGCAAACACTCCTCGCTTCGCCCCAGCGCCCCATCGTGCTGCTAAACAAAGCCGCGGATTATAGTCTCTCGCCGCTGGTTGCGCCGGGCCTTCACAACGTCGGCGTCATGCTTCCCTACACGGGCCTGCATTACATGCTCTTCGATGAGGTGGCGGACGCCTCGTTTGTTATGACCAGCGCCAACCCCGCTAACCAACCCATCGTTAAAGACAACGACGAGGCACTGCAGATTCTGGGCGGCACAGTGGATTACTTTCTCTTCCATAACCGCCTAATTGCGCAGCGATGCGACGACAGCGTCATGCGCCTCCACGGCGGCTACCATGTATTTCTGCGCCGAAGCCGCGGCTACGCCCCCGCCCCCCTCAAACTCAAGCTGCACTCGAAGCGCTGCGTGGTGGCTTTAGGCGGCGAACTCAACACCACCTCAACTGTGTTGCTGGGCGATAAGGCGTTTATCAGCCAGCATATCGGCGACGTAGAAAACATCGAAACCCAGCGGTTCCTCCAAGAAGCCACCCAACACCTGATGCACCTAACCAACACCCAAGCCGAAGTCATAGCCTGCGACCTGCACCCCAAATTCAACACAACCCAGCTGGCGATGGATATGGCGCAGACGCAGGGGCTGAGGCTGGTGCGGGTGCAGCATCACCATGCCCACGCCGCGGCGCTCATGGCAGAACACGGCATAGAGGACATCGTGGCGGTCACCTGCGACGGCTACGGTTACGGCTCTGATGGTGGTGCATGGGGCGGTGAGGTTCTCTACTGCGAAGCGGGCTCGGCGGAGTTTAAGCGACTTGCCCACTTAGAACCACAGCCGCTGTTAGGCGGAGACTTAGCCAGCCGCTACCCCCTTCGTATGGCGGCGGGTATGCTTACCAAGGTAGGCGTGGACGCGCAGGCATGGCTTCTAAGCAACAGTAGGCACCTGCCCCACGGCGAAGCCGAAGCCAAAATTATAGCTGACCAACTTAAAACCGGCACCTCGGCAATCCAAACCACCAGCTGCGGACGCGTGCTCGATGCCGCCGCTGCGGTGCTGGGCGTCTGCTATCGGCGAAGCTACGAGGGCGAACCCGCCATGAAACTCGAATCGTTGGCGCTGCACGGACGGGATATTTTGCACCTAAAACCCCGGCTAAGCGGCGATGTTTTGGACACTACTGCCATGATGCGGGAGATTTATGCCAATTTAGGTAGGGTTTCCGCTGCAGATTTAGCTTACAGCGTCCATCGCTATCTGGCCGAGGGCTTAGCGGAGCTGGCAATCCAGAAGGCCTCTGAAGTGGGCAGCGCTAATGTGGGTTTCACGGGGGGCGCCGCCTGCAATCAAATCCTCGCCGGCTGCATCAGATCCAAAGTGGAGGCTGCTGGCTTGCGGTTTTTCGTGCATGAGGCGGTTCCGGCGGGCGATGGCGGCGTCTCATTTGGTCAGGCGGTTGCAGCATCATTTACGGAGTTTTAG
- a CDS encoding 30S ribosomal protein S8: MDTLTNGLITIINNETRNKRECIISPASKLLGRVLRIMQLNGYIGEFEFIDDGRQGKFKVQLLGRINKCGPVKPRFAVKSTEYEDWEKKFLPSRDVGVMVVSTSQGVIAHKDAEERNIGGRLLAFVY; this comes from the coding sequence ATGGACACTTTAACAAATGGTCTGATCACCATCATAAACAACGAAACACGCAACAAACGCGAATGCATCATTAGCCCCGCCTCTAAACTTTTGGGACGCGTCCTACGCATCATGCAGCTCAACGGTTACATAGGCGAATTCGAATTCATCGATGACGGCCGCCAGGGAAAATTCAAAGTTCAACTCCTCGGCAGAATCAACAAATGCGGCCCCGTTAAACCCCGCTTTGCCGTGAAATCCACCGAGTACGAGGACTGGGAAAAGAAGTTCCTTCCCTCCCGCGACGTCGGCGTCATGGTTGTTTCAACATCGCAGGGTGTTATCGCCCACAAGGATGCAGAAGAACGCAATATTGGAGGAAGGCTCTTAGCCTTCGTGTATTAG
- the rpmC gene encoding 50S ribosomal protein L29: MRMKDIAALSPEDRAQRLIDLRVELARIRTMVNAGGAVENPTRIHQLRKTIAQILTVENEQKLGKRKAPEASKEKPKKAAAKKESKEKASQ; the protein is encoded by the coding sequence ATGAGAATGAAAGACATTGCCGCGCTATCCCCTGAGGACCGCGCCCAGCGACTAATCGACTTACGCGTCGAACTCGCCCGGATACGCACTATGGTTAATGCAGGCGGCGCAGTAGAAAACCCAACTCGCATCCACCAGCTCCGCAAAACCATCGCGCAAATCCTCACGGTAGAAAACGAGCAGAAACTTGGCAAACGCAAGGCACCTGAGGCTTCAAAGGAGAAGCCCAAGAAGGCCGCAGCCAAGAAAGAATCCAAGGAGAAAGCTTCCCAATGA